GAAAATTTTTTTCTCCTGTTATTGGATGTATTCTTTCTCCAAAAGGAGAACTTATATCAGTATGGGATGGAACTGGCCATATACCTGATATAAAATCCAAATTATTTTCAGTTAAATATAATTTTTTATTTTCTTCGATTGTTTTTTCCAAACGAGCTTCTTCAATTATACTGTCTTCAAGTTGTTTCTCTAAACTAGATTTTTCTTGTTCTATAAACTCAATTTCATTTTCAATCTTTTCCTCATTTTCTAAAATTGCTTGATCTACAAAACTTATGCTTACAACTTCTGTATCTCCTGAATTCAGTGATTGATCCTCTTCTTCTATATACTTCCTTTTTTCATTAATTTGATTTTCAAGATTACTAATTTTATTTTTTAAACTTTTTTGATATTCTTTATGTTGAATTAGCGAATCTACATCTGTATTTTCCATATAAGCATATGTCTTTTCTTCATTAATAATAAAACTTAGTGATAATATCATAAATGCTATCACTATTTTTATACTATGTTTCATGTTTTTATCACTCCTTTTGTCACCATCTATTAATATTGACTTATTTTGTATAATTTATTACTATATTTGATTTTTTTATACCTATCAACACAAAAAGAATCCTAATGGATTTAGGATTCTTTTAATATATATTATGATTTTTTAGTGTATTTTCTTGTGTCTAATGCAACTGCTGCTATTATTATTATACCTTTTACTATAAATTGTAAATATGTACTAACACCTATAAATGCTAAGCCATAATTTATGACCTGGAATATTAATACCCCAGTTATGATTCCACCTATACTTCCTACCCCTCCTGCAAAAGATACTCCTCCAACAACACATGCAGCTATAGCATCCATTTCATACATAAACCCTGTATTATTTGTTGCACTACCAACCCTTGCTGCTTCTAATGATCCTGCTAATCCATACAACGCCCCTGCTATTAAATATATTATAATAATATTTCTAGCTACATTTACTCCTGATACTTCCGCTGCTTCAGGATTTCCACCTATTGCAAACATATTTTTACCAAGCTTTGTTTTATTCCATACAAACCACATTATTATAGAAATTATAACTGCATAAATTATAAGATATGGAATTCTAAAATTACCAGTTCCTATATTTCCTTGGGCTAACTTTGTAAATGCAGGATCTAAACCTGCTATAGGCTGTGCCCCATATGGTGGCCTATCAAAGTATAATGATGTTAAACCATATGCAATAAGCATAGTACCCATTGTTGCTATAAACGGTGGTGTCTTAAGCTTTGCTACAGCCCATCCATTCATAACCCCCATAAGTCCGCAAAGTGCCATAGTTAACAAAATAGGTACTACTATAGGTAATCTTTGAAGATCAGGATACATTCGATATGCATAATCAGTTGCTTGTAATAACGATGCTGATATTACCGCTGCTAAACCAATTATTCTTCCTGCAGAAAGATCTGTACCTTGCGTTACTATTATACCGCCTACACCTAGTGCTATTATTATACGTATAGACGACTGCGCTAATATATTCCTAAGATTATTTATAGAAAGGAACTGCGGTTCTATAAAAATTATAACTACTAGTAGTGCAACTAAAACTAATTGCATTGCATTGTTAGTAAAAAACTCCTTCATAGAAGTTTTATCATTTAAACTTTCCTTAGCTTGTGATTTCATAACTATCCCCCTCTAAAAACTTTGCTGATAATTTCATTATCTCTTCTTGTGTAGTATTTTTAGAATCAACTATTCCTGCAACCCTTCCGTTGCTCATTACTAAAATTCTATCTGTTACCCCTATTAATTCCGGCATTTCTGATGATATCATTATTATCCCTTTTTCTTTACTTGCTAATTCATTTATTAGTTGATAAATTTCATATTTTGCACCTACATCTATTCCCCTTGTAGGCTCATCTAGCATAAGTACTTCTGGATTTGTTAAAAGCCATCTTCCTATAATTACCTTCTGCTGATTGCCTCCTGATAAGCTACCTATAGGAGTTTTTGTTGATGGAGTTTTTACTTTCATAGACTCTATTACCCATTTAGTATCATTTCCCATTTTTTTATTTGATAAAAATAATAAATTCGATCTGTATGAATTCATATTTGATATTGTAGAGTTAAATTCAATGCTTAGTTGTGGAAATATTCCTGTACTTCTTCTTTCCTCTGTAACTAAAGCAAATCCATTTTCCATAGCACTTCTTGGATTTTTATTAATAATTTCTTTATTATGCAACTTAATTTTTCCAGCATCTGTTTTTCTCATTCCAAATAAAGCTTCTACAATTTCTGTTCTTTTAGATCCAACAAGTCCTGCTACACCTAATATTTCTCCCTTTCTCAAGCTAAAGCTTATATCTTTTAATCCAAACTTTGTATTTTCAGTTAATCCTTCTACTTCTAATATTATTTCACTTGGATGATTTTGTTTTGGAGGGAATCTATTTGACATATCTCTTCCTACCATCATACTTATGATATGATCGATTGTTATTTCACTAGATTTTTTTGTATCTATTAATTGTCCATCTCTCATAACGGTTACATAGTCTGATATTTTTAATATTTCTTCCATTTTATGAGATATATAAATTATAGCAACATTATTTTTCCTTAATTTGTCAATAATTCTAAATAAATGTTCAACTTCTTTTTCTGTAAGAGATGAAGTTGGTTCATCCATAACTATAACTTTTGAATCATAAGACACTGCTTTAGCAATTTCCACCATTTGCATTTGTGATACAGATAAAGACCCTACCTTTTGTCTAGGATCTATATTTATGTCTAAATCTTTAAATATCTTAACTGTATCTTCATACATTTTTTGTTCATCTATAAATAAACCTTTCTTTGGATACCTTCCTAACCATATATTATCTAATATATTTCTTTGCCTAACTTGATTAAGTTCTTGATGAACCATCGATACTCCATTGTCTAAAGCTTGTCTTGTATTTTGAAAATTAACTTCTTTACCGTCTAAAAATATTTCACCTGAGTTTTTTTGATAAATTCCAAATAAACATTTCATCAGAGTTGATTTTCCAGCTCCATTTTCCCCCATTAATGCATGAACTGTTCCTGGTTTTACCTTTAAGTTTACCTCTGATAAAGCTTTTACTCCTGGAAATTCTTTTGATATATCTATCATCTCTAATACAAATTTATTTTTTATATTTTCCAAAAGTTGCTCCCCCTTTTGACTTATTTAACTTACTAAATATGTTACAAGTATACTGGATTAACAAAATATTATGTTAATCCAGTATACATTTAAAACTTTAACTATTAAATTCTATAATTCTAATTACTTTGCATCATCTATATTCTCTTTAGTTATACCTACATAAGGAACACGTACTGCCTTTCCATCTAGCTTCCATTCAGTTCCCTCTAAAACATTTTTCCCTTCTGATGCATTTACAGATAAATCTATAACTGCCTTACCTTGTCCTACTGCATCATTCAATACAGTCCCTACAACTTTTCCACTTTCTATAAGTGTTACTATTTCTGGTATTGCATCAACCCCTACTACTGGCATAAACTTATCTCCTGAGAAATATCCTTCCTTTTCTAAGGAAGCAACAGCACCTGATGCCATACCATCATTATTACAAATTACAAACTCTATTTTATCGCCAAATTTAGCTAACCATGCATCCATTTTTTCAGTAGCTTTAGCTGCATCCCACATTGCAGTATCTATAGCTAACTCTTCAGTTTCTATACCTTTTTCATTCAATGTTTTTATAGAATATTCACTTCTTGCTTCTGCATCTGGGTGTCCTGGTTCACCTTTTAACATTACATATTGGATTTTTCCATCTCCATTTTTATCCCATTTTTCTTTATTTACTTCCCATTCTTTAGCTATAACTTCTCCTTGTATAACTCCGGATTCTTTTGAAACTGTAC
Above is a genomic segment from Romboutsia lituseburensis containing:
- a CDS encoding M23 family metallopeptidase, with translation MKHSIKIVIAFMILSLSFIINEEKTYAYMENTDVDSLIQHKEYQKSLKNKISNLENQINEKRKYIEEEDQSLNSGDTEVVSISFVDQAILENEEKIENEIEFIEQEKSSLEKQLEDSIIEEARLEKTIEENKKLYLTENNLDFISGIWPVPSHTDISSPFGERIHPITGEKNFHRGIDIPAPQNTDIIATDDGVVIFSGIQNGYGNVVKIKHFDGKKSVYAHNTSNLVKEGDIVKQGQVIAKVGTTGNSTGNHLHFETIVDDENINPINAVERQI
- the mglC gene encoding galactose/methyl galactoside ABC transporter permease MglC, with protein sequence MKSQAKESLNDKTSMKEFFTNNAMQLVLVALLVVIIFIEPQFLSINNLRNILAQSSIRIIIALGVGGIIVTQGTDLSAGRIIGLAAVISASLLQATDYAYRMYPDLQRLPIVVPILLTMALCGLMGVMNGWAVAKLKTPPFIATMGTMLIAYGLTSLYFDRPPYGAQPIAGLDPAFTKLAQGNIGTGNFRIPYLIIYAVIISIIMWFVWNKTKLGKNMFAIGGNPEAAEVSGVNVARNIIIIYLIAGALYGLAGSLEAARVGSATNNTGFMYEMDAIAACVVGGVSFAGGVGSIGGIITGVLIFQVINYGLAFIGVSTYLQFIVKGIIIIAAVALDTRKYTKKS
- the mglA gene encoding galactose/methyl galactoside ABC transporter ATP-binding protein MglA, with translation MENIKNKFVLEMIDISKEFPGVKALSEVNLKVKPGTVHALMGENGAGKSTLMKCLFGIYQKNSGEIFLDGKEVNFQNTRQALDNGVSMVHQELNQVRQRNILDNIWLGRYPKKGLFIDEQKMYEDTVKIFKDLDINIDPRQKVGSLSVSQMQMVEIAKAVSYDSKVIVMDEPTSSLTEKEVEHLFRIIDKLRKNNVAIIYISHKMEEILKISDYVTVMRDGQLIDTKKSSEITIDHIISMMVGRDMSNRFPPKQNHPSEIILEVEGLTENTKFGLKDISFSLRKGEILGVAGLVGSKRTEIVEALFGMRKTDAGKIKLHNKEIINKNPRSAMENGFALVTEERRSTGIFPQLSIEFNSTISNMNSYRSNLLFLSNKKMGNDTKWVIESMKVKTPSTKTPIGSLSGGNQQKVIIGRWLLTNPEVLMLDEPTRGIDVGAKYEIYQLINELASKEKGIIMISSEMPELIGVTDRILVMSNGRVAGIVDSKNTTQEEIMKLSAKFLEGDSYEITS
- the mglB gene encoding galactose/glucose ABC transporter substrate-binding protein MglB, whose translation is MNKRRILALSMAAMMLFSAVGCSSSGGDGSNEGGTGDLPKIGATIYKYDDNFMSAVRRELEGNAKDKADLIINDSQNDQAKQLEQIDTMIAKGVKVLAINLVDPKAATTVIEKAKAAELPVIFFNKEPDQAAMDSYDKAWYVGTVSKESGVIQGEVIAKEWEVNKEKWDKNGDGKIQYVMLKGEPGHPDAEARSEYSIKTLNEKGIETEELAIDTAMWDAAKATEKMDAWLAKFGDKIEFVICNNDGMASGAVASLEKEGYFSGDKFMPVVGVDAIPEIVTLIESGKVVGTVLNDAVGQGKAVIDLSVNASEGKNVLEGTEWKLDGKAVRVPYVGITKENIDDAK